The sequence below is a genomic window from Acidobacteriota bacterium.
ACCAAGGCGGTCAGCCCGTTCGGGGCGGCCTTTCGGCTTCGGGTGGCCGGCACTTCCACCGTTGCGGCGATCGGCGCTTCATAGACCGGCAGTTGGATCCTGGCCGTGGTGCCCCGCCCCAGCGTGCTGGTCAAGCGGATTTCACCGCCATGGTTCCGCAGGATGCCCATGGCCATGGACAACCCCATACCCAGCGCTTCGTTCTGTGTTTTCGTTGTGAAGAACGGATCGAACGCCCTGGCCAGCTCGTCGCGGGTCATGCCGCGTCCGGAATCGGCGATGCAGATCTCGATCCATCGCTGGTCCGGCTGCGCGTCGGCCGGTTGCGGGTGCCGGCGGCGCCGCCGAGCGAGCGCTGCCTGGATGAGCACGCCGCCCGGTTCGTCCTCGATGGCTTCAATGGCGTTGGCCAGAATGTTCATGAACGCGTCCGTGAGCTGGAACGGGTCACCGACTATGTACATGTCGCGCGCGAGCGGTTTCACGCTGACCCGACAGCGATCGGGACCGGTCAGCACCGACGATTTCACCACCAGCTCCCGCAGGAATTCGTTTACGGACATCGGCGTGTTGTTCCGGCGCGCGGGGGCGGCGAAGGCTAGCAATTTTTGATTCAATGCGGCGCCCCGGTCGGCCAGATGGGTGATGCCGTCGGCGTACGCGCGGATCATGGCTGCTTCGGGATCCGGATACCGGTTGATGAGTTCGGCGTACCCCTTGATACACGCCAGGATATTGTTGAAATTATGGATGATCCCGGCCGCCAGCGTGGTCAGGGACTGGCGTTTCTCACGCTCGAATTCCTGCCGGACCTTGTCCGGCTGGCCGGTACCGGTCGCCAGACGGAGGTAGAACAACGGGGGTGACCCCGGCAGAAAGTCGGCCTCAAATGCGTACGCTTCACCGTGAAGTTGAAGGTTTCCTCGAGCCGGCCCGTTCGCATGCGGCCCGTGGAGGAATTTATCGAGGATCCGCTGGGACGCCGGCGGCTCCAGTTGTCCGAGCACATCCGACAACGTCTGGCAGCCAGCCACGCGTTCGAGAAATGCACCGTTGGACTTGACGGCGCGCCCGTCCGCGTCGAAGATCACCATGGGTTCGCCGACCAGTTCCACCAGATACGCCTCCAGACACCCGGCCGCGTCCGGAGCCTGCCCGACACGAGTGCGTCTCGCCATGCAGCCCCCTGAGCCCACAAACAAATGTTGAAATTGGGTAGTATTTTAAAATAAAATTGCTTCCGTTTTCATTAATTTCGTTTCATTTTTGACAATTTTATCAACCCCAGGTATAGTCCGAAATTCTGTCTGATCGCAAATTCGATCCCATACGGAGGAATGATCGACCATGAGTGACCAACCCAGACCCCCCATGCCACCGCCGCCCAACG
It includes:
- a CDS encoding response regulator, with translation MARRTRVGQAPDAAGCLEAYLVELVGEPMVIFDADGRAVKSNGAFLERVAGCQTLSDVLGQLEPPASQRILDKFLHGPHANGPARGNLQLHGEAYAFEADFLPGSPPLFYLRLATGTGQPDKVRQEFEREKRQSLTTLAAGIIHNFNNILACIKGYAELINRYPDPEAAMIRAYADGITHLADRGAALNQKLLAFAAPARRNNTPMSVNEFLRELVVKSSVLTGPDRCRVSVKPLARDMYIVGDPFQLTDAFMNILANAIEAIEDEPGGVLIQAALARRRRRHPQPADAQPDQRWIEICIADSGRGMTRDELARAFDPFFTTKTQNEALGMGLSMAMGILRNHGGEIRLTSTLGRGTTARIQLPVYEAPIAATVEVPATRSRKAAPNGLTALVVDDEPDIVKILQRLLLDMGLRVHIAGSGRTAQAIMDSDLDRIDLIILDAILEDMSGVGLYLDIRRRKPGVPVLFISGQDLPRQNPQLFTDKAAVAFMMKPFRIVDFQKNVGILLGVR